The sequence below is a genomic window from Gemmatimonadaceae bacterium.
GCTTCGCATGAAAGTGATGGACCTGCCGAAGAACGCGCACGCGGGCGCAACGCTGTCGCGCCGCCTGCTCGAGCTCAACGCCAGCGAGTTGGTGCACGGCTCGTACGGCATCGAAGGCGATGCAGTCGTGCTCACCGAAGCAATGGAGCTGTCGCACCTGGATTACGAGGAATTTCTCGCGGCATACGAATCCATGACGCTTGCGCTGGCGTCCCACCTGCGCGAGCTCGCGCCGTACCGAGAGGATCGGTGAACCATGGGTCTTTTCGACCGTCTTTCATCGCTGATCAAATCCAACATCAACGATCTCATCTCCTCGGCGGAAAACCCCGAGAAGATGTTGAATCAGATTTTGATCGACATGCGTTCGCAGCTCGCCAAGGCCAAGCAGCAAGTGGCGGCGGCGATCGCTGACGAGCGCCGTTTGCGCGATCAGGTCGACAGCGAATATAAGGAAGGGCAGGAGTGGGAGCGGCGCGCCATGCTCGCCGTGCAGGAAGGCCGAGACGATCTCGCCAAGCAGGCGCTGCTGCGCCAGAACGAGCACTCGTCGCACGCGCAGCAGTTGGAGGCGACCTGGCAGGCGCATCAAGCGGAGACGGAGAAGCTCAAGAATTCGCTCCGTGATCTCAACGACAAAATCGAAGAGGCCAAGCGCAAGAAGAACCTGCTCATCGCGCGGCAGAAGCGGGCCGAGGCGCAGAAACAGATCCAGCAGACGATGTCGTCGATGTCGGAGAAGTCTGCGTTCGAGGCGTTCGAGCGGATGGAAGCAAAAATCGAAGACAACGAGCGCCGCATGCTGGCCAACGCCGAGATCGATGAAGAGTTCAGCGGCGACCGCCTAACGAAAGACTTCAAGGTGCTCGAGAAGGGCGCGGTGACCAACAACGCCGACGCGCAACTCCTCGCGCTCAAGCAAAAGATGGGCATGCTGCCGCAGGGCGCGCCGGCGCAGAACAAGCAGCTCGGCACCGGCGGCAACAATCGGCCGGCCGAAGAAACGGTGCACGCGGAAATCGAAGACGATCACAGCGGCGCACCCGGGGAGGGCAAGAAACCGGCGTGAGCGCGGCATCGGCTGGCGGTGGTACCGGCGGTACGAGTGCAGTGGGGGCGAGCGGGTCGTCGCGATTCCGTTTTGCCCCCATTCTCGCGGGCACCGTCATCACGCTGCTCGCGCTCTTGCTGCTCTACTCGACGGCCGAGCTGTTCCTCCTGCTCTTTATCGCCGTCCTCCTGTCGCTGTACCTCGGCGCGGTGGCCGATGGCATCCAGCGCCGCTTCGGATGGCCGCGCCGCGCCGCCGTAGCGTTAGGCATCGTCGGTTCGCTGGCCGTGT
It includes:
- a CDS encoding YbjN domain-containing protein, with product MVTKEEIEDFLDRLGIDGATHAEIHPGMWIVRPGGELDADVVVHYSPPVLLLRMKVMDLPKNAHAGATLSRRLLELNASELVHGSYGIEGDAVVLTEAMELSHLDYEEFLAAYESMTLALASHLRELAPYREDR
- a CDS encoding PspA/IM30 family protein; its protein translation is MGLFDRLSSLIKSNINDLISSAENPEKMLNQILIDMRSQLAKAKQQVAAAIADERRLRDQVDSEYKEGQEWERRAMLAVQEGRDDLAKQALLRQNEHSSHAQQLEATWQAHQAETEKLKNSLRDLNDKIEEAKRKKNLLIARQKRAEAQKQIQQTMSSMSEKSAFEAFERMEAKIEDNERRMLANAEIDEEFSGDRLTKDFKVLEKGAVTNNADAQLLALKQKMGMLPQGAPAQNKQLGTGGNNRPAEETVHAEIEDDHSGAPGEGKKPA